In the Clostridium gelidum genome, TGATAAAGGAACTAGTGTGAACTTAGTGGTAGAAAGTATGCAAGGGTTATCAGAAGAAGAGTATAATAAAGCATCTGATATAGATGTAAAGACTAACTTAGGTATTGATAATATAAAAGTTCAAGAACATGAATTTAATAATAAAAAGGCGAGATTAACTAATTTTGTTCAAACATATCAAGGTATAAATATTCCAACATATCAAGTGACTTTTTTAAATAGCAATACTTCTTATATATTTACAATTGCTGGACGAGAAAAGATTTCAGATGAAAATATGATAGCTTTTAATAATATGTTAAATACAGTTAAATTTGCAAATTAATTAGAGCTTGTTAAAATGTTATATATTTGAAGAGGTGTTTAACCTCTTCTTTCTATTTTAAATTAAATTTTAGTTTTATAGAGTCTCCTTTTTCCATTGTAATAAAGCTTTAGATAATTGATCTGGACAAGATGTACCTTTCTTTTTACAATCTATTCCTTGTAATTTAGCAATAACATCATCTACAGACATGCCTTTTACTAGGTGTCCAATACCTAAAAGATTTCCGGAACAACCTCCAACAAATTGCACATCTTCAACAATATTATCATTAATTTCAAGATTAATTATAGATGAACAAACACCTGATGTTTTATATGAATACATTATATACACTCCTTAAAATAAGATTTAATTTT is a window encoding:
- a CDS encoding TIGR03905 family TSCPD domain-containing protein — protein: MYSYKTSGVCSSIINLEINDNIVEDVQFVGGCSGNLLGIGHLVKGMSVDDVIAKLQGIDCKKKGTSCPDQLSKALLQWKKETL